One genomic segment of Hordeum vulgare subsp. vulgare chromosome 2H, MorexV3_pseudomolecules_assembly, whole genome shotgun sequence includes these proteins:
- the LOC123430955 gene encoding indole-3-acetic acid-induced protein ARG7-like encodes MAKCGRIQSIVRLQQTLRRWRSRAASAAPVPSGHVAVCVGGGSRRFLVRAAHLNHPVFRELLRQSEEEYGFPSTPGPVALPCCDEDRFLDVLRRVSSEDRRGRSLCCRLPVVTTRDVAARPLLQGMAMEKLVW; translated from the coding sequence ATGGCCAAGTGCGGCAGGATCCAGAGCATCGTCCGCCTCCAGCAGACGCTGCGGCGGTGGCGGTCCCGTGCCGCCTCGGCGGCGCCGGTGCCGTCGGGGCACGTGGCGGTGTGCGTGGGCGGCGGGTCGCGGCGGTTCCTGGTGCGCGCGGCGCACCTCAACCACCCCGTGTTCCGGGAGCTGCTCCGGCAGTCGGAGGAGGAGTACGGCTTCCCGTCCACCCCCGGCCCCGTCGCGCTCCCCTGCTGCGACGAGGACCGCTTCCTCGACGTCCTCCGCCGCGTCTCCTCCGAGGACCGCCGCGGCCGCTCGCTCTGCTGCCGCCTGCCGGTCGTCACCACCCGCGACGTCGCCGCGCGGCCGCTGCTGCAGGGGATGGCGATGGAGAAGCTCGTCTGGTGA
- the LOC123428826 gene encoding BTB/POZ and MATH domain-containing protein 1-like, giving the protein MPTSEAELLSALRAAGREHLSASTVARRQETGSHLFRIANYAEVKATVANREHVESTTFTVGGHEWRIDCYPNSCVKPHNGCISLFLRRTSGAAPYLRRTIASGAKSDDVAMASIKFSFLDRDGNPARTQSAPQRKFASGDDWGWMDFMRSEDLDKDKERYLKDDCLIVLCDVTVDLGLRTDSCADVPAGEWPPPPFELDGELTTAIWRKQRADVMIEVGGETLAAHRWMLEARSAVFKEDLSLAFAAAGNGKKTAELRINVDDMDAEVARALIRFIYTDALTADMRQQLDAEAGTAERLLVAAHRYKVEKLKRMCEEALCRHIGMSSVAATLALAQRHRCPVLKKACMEFISSPANLVAVVATEGFEQLKTGCPPDLVELMAKHLAKVGAVDQSTFVPFTSF; this is encoded by the exons ATGCCGACGTCCGAGGCCGAGCTGCTGTCCGCCCTCCGCGCCGCCGGCCGGGAGCACCTCTCGGCGTCCACCGTTGCGCGGAGGCAGGAGACGGGCTCCCACCTGTTCCGGATCGCCAACTACGCGGAGGTCAAGGCGACGGTGGCCAACCGCGAGCACGTGGAGTCGACCACCTTCACCGTCGGCGGCCACGAGTGGCGGATCGACTGCTACCCCAACAGCTGCGTGAAGCCGCACAACGGCTGCATCTCCCTCTTCCTCCGGCGCACCAGCGGCGCCGCCCCCTATCTCCGGCGCACCATCGCCAGCGGCGCAAAGTCCGACGACGTCGCCATGGCGTCCATCAAGTTTAGCTTTCTGGACCGGGACGGGAACCCGGCGCGCACCCAGAGCGCGCCGCAGCGCAAGTTCGCGAGCGGCGACGACTGGGGCTGGATGGACTTCATGAGGAGCGAGGATCTTGACAAGGACAAGGAGAGGTACCTCAAGGACGACTGCCTGATTGTCCTGTGCGACGTCACCGTCGACCTCGGGCTGCGCACCGACAGCTGCGCcgacgtc CCGGCGGGCGagtggccgccgccgccgttcgAGCTGGACGGGGAGCTCACCACGGCCATCTGGAGGAAGCAGAGGGCGGACGTGATGATCGAGGTCGGCGGGGAGACGCTGGCGGCGCACCGGTGGATGCTGGAGGCCCGGTCAGCCGTGTTCAAGGAGGACCTCTCGCTCGCCTTCGCGGCCGCCGGCAACGGCAAGAAGACCGCCGAGCTACGCATCAACGTCGACGACATGGACGCCGAGGTGGCCAGGGCCCTGATCCGGTTCATCTACACGGACGCGCTGACGGCGGACATGAGGCAGCAGCTGGACGCGGAGGCCGGCACGGCGGAGCGTCTGCTTGTGGCGGCGCACAGGTACAAGGTGGAGAAGCTGAAGAGGATGTGCGAGGAGGCGCTGTGCCGGCACATCGGGATGAGCTCGGTGGCGGCCACCCTGGCGCTGGCGCAGCGGCACCGCTGCCCGGTGCTGAAGAAGGCGTGCATGGAGTTTATTTCCTCTCCTGCTAACCTGGTAGCCGTGGTCGCGACCGAGGGTTTTGAGCAGTTGAAGACGGGTTGCCCCCCTGATCTGGTCGAGCTCATGGCCAAGCACTTGGCCAAGGTTGGAGCTGTAGACCAGTCCACGTTCGTACCATTTACGTCCTTCTAG